The genomic DNA taatCGCATCCGACTTCCGGAGTCTGCAAGAACTTTCTCTTCAATTGAAACTAAAGTCAAGATCGACCACACCAAAGTCGCATGCTCTCAGAAACTATCTTCTAACGTTATCGACATCTCTACTCTAAGATTACTTACACAAAATAGCCATCAACGGTAGTCATTGATAAGAAGATGACGAGGTCTTAATACTCCAGTAGGGACTTTATTGTTTCAAGAGACTAGCATATAAGCACTTAAGAAGCATCCAAATATGTCCAGTGAATCTAAGTATTCAATTTACTGAGAATCCATGTAAATCCTGAGACATAAATGCTCTATGTGTTTAGACAGGCTTGAAGAACTTTTATATCTCAAGCTTTACTTCAATGTTGCTACATGATGATTTTCTTGGGGAATTCAATCAGAACGTTTACGTCCAATTGTTTAGAACTGCTATAACCTCTGTAGATTTTGGGAACATCTGGAGTTAAAATGTAAAGATCGGAAAATCTTTATCTTCTTCATAATTGCGAAAAGGTTAGGCTGAGGCTTTGGGTGGCTGAGACCTCTTAGTGCACTGCCAACGATCAGATATAACTTGGGCGTCTTCCATGTAAGGTACGTCACCTTATGCTCCATGGTTCATGAGCCACAAGTTCCAGAGTTGTCCTGGGAGGCTTATGATCTAAGCCATGGAAGCAGTAGAAGGTCAAGGGCGAAGACTATCTTGAAGATTGTTCTGGGAAAATTTGATAACCCTGATTTAACCTCACAATGTCTTCCAATATTTAAAGAATTCAATGCAGCGAGATGCAATATTGTACCTTCACACCATCAACGAAAGAATCAGGTCACTGGTACATTCGAGCTAATTAAGCTGGCAACTCCTTTAACGAACTGTTATGACGAATTAGGCAACATTGCCGGCTCGGGCCATTTTCATTATGCTGGCAGTTTGCTCTGGGACTCGCTCATGCACTGCAATAATCAGCGACCGGAAATCGGAAACGAAAACACGCCGTCGTTTTCACCGCACGGCATGTGATTCGTTATTAGGCTTCGTTTCCTGTTGAATGCATTTCGTGCATCCGTCTCACGTAGCTGCATGTGGGTGGTTGGCTGGATGCATGTAAAAGCAGCCATTTTGCTCTCACCCTTCCCTtccactgacacacacacatcttcgTCAGACCCGGATATTAGAGTGCTAAATAAGGATGTGACCTTTACGGTGTGTGCCTGCATGGAAACTGGTGTGAACTCCGCGCATTTGAGATCGTCCTTGGGGAGTTGTAAATTGTGCGCTGGTTGGAAGTGTTTGTTGCCGTTCGAGGAAACAGAACACatcaaaagagaaaaacaaggcAACAAACAATCTCCATGACCCTGGGCAAACAATGCGCTGCACTCGTTCGCGTGGTAGAAATCTGAATCCAGCCGCTCGGCCAAGCGTCAACTGCAACCGGAGACGGATGTTGTACGCCGGACACAGCTGCCTGCTCGTTCAGCGCCATCGCCCGATGTACGACGGTTCGTTTCGTATCGCCTAGCGCCTTCGATATTGGAGATGAATACGCCTTCCCGAAACCTCCCGATCTCCCGGGGGGTTTTTCaatgtttccgttttttcctCATTCAAAACCTAGGGTAAACAGTCGGGCGACACGTGTTGAAAATAGCGACTACTAATTTAGCCCTAACAATCCTTCTTCACCCGAACCTGATCGCAGACAGATGAAGTTGAAACAACACGTCAAGGAACGgaatgaagaaagaaaaaaaaaggaaaatcaggGCCCGCTAAGGGCTTTCGTCTTCCGATGgtgatgtttatttttgtttcggtaATCGACCATCCAACCCGGCGCAAACCCCTTTCGGCAcgtcatttttattaattagCTGCCGAGTGAAAAATCGACCTGCGCGGTAAAGTAATCCGATTCCATCCGAATGGGCGGATGAGCAAACGCACTCGGATGGATTGATGGGTTTGACGGTTCGTAAACGAACCTAAGAGAGGGCTTCCGCTTACAGCCGAGATCCAATATTGCTATTCCAATATTCAACTTCTAACGCGAAAAGGGGTAGTAAACAGTGCGGCACACATGAAACACGGTTCGATACTGATGTCACGAACAAACCCCTCCACGGAGGGGCCATAGGAGTTAAGTGGATAATGTGCTGCGAGAGATTATGACAATGATATGCAGCCGTTTGCTCGCTGCGAAAAGGTTTCGTATTTCGTGTGGATGCTTCATTTCGTTTTCCGTTTCAAAATAGTCACAAGCATCCTAAGGGCACGAAATGCAACGGAATTCTGAGACGCGCTTGGGCGATGTTGAGACCTCCAAGGACCGTTGCTTGTGGCAAAGACATTAAAAAGGATAGGGTTTTTATTTGAATGGTTTGTTATCACGGTGTGAAAAAATGTGAGCACTGAGGGATCACTGAGTGAGTTATTACGTTTATGGGTTTTCTAGGAAAACATGGAATGCATTAATAGAACAGACCTCACGAGGAGATTAAGACCATCTGCTTGTTGTGAGgcggtgaaagaaaaaacgtgTTTGAACCCTGGTTGTACCTTGTTTGTCAAGTCTTAGGTGATCTTTGAGTAAAGATCGCGGGAATCGAACCAAAAAACTGATTAATTGCTCAAACAAATTGCTGGGACATGCAGGATTCTTCTACGATATCCTTGAGGACACAACTCAGATATTGAAGTACAGCAAAATTAAGTTGTAAGATTTGTTTACGTTTATTGTGGTTCAGTCAATTTGATTACGAATTTAAAGGTGATCTTCAAAAAATCCAATACGAAATTGTATTGCGAAGCTGTAACTAGTAAGCTTAAGCCTATTCTAAAAACAGTGTGTAGTTGTCTATCGAAGAACAACAGCCAAGCAGTGCACTAGTTGCACACGAGGACGCCTAATCATGGTGCTCCTTCTTAACATTCACCCACACCTTCACCGGCACGTGCTTGTGCACAATGTATGGCTTCTCGACCTTGTACGGGACGGGCTTTTCAATCTTCACCGGCACCGGCTTCTCCACCTTCACGATCTCCTTCTTATGGACCTCAACCTTGTGCGGCACCTTAACCTCGTACGGTTTGTCCACGTGGATGATCTCGTGCTTCTCCACCACAACCGGGAACTTCTTCTCCACCACGATCGGGACGACCTTCTCCGAGTGCACCGTGTACGGGACCTTGATCGGGACGAGCACCTTCTTCTCGACCGTCACCTTGTACGGCACCGGGACGCGTTCCGTGACGGTGATGTACTTGATCTTCGGTTCCTTGTGCTCCTTGTGCTCCTTGTGATCATCCTCGTGCTCGTAGGTAGCATCCAGATGGAGTTCCTTGATGGGTTGTTCCTTGTCGCCCCCGTGATGATGTCCGTGATGATCGTCATGTCCACCGAACCCGTGATGATCTCCACCGTACGAGTATCCTTCGTGTCCTCCAAATCCGTGGTTATCGCCGTGGGTGAACGCTTGATGTGTTCCCGCATCACCATGACCACCGAAGGATTCATGATCGCCGAACGATTCGTGTGCGCCGAGAGCGGCATGTCCTCCGAGATCGCCGTGTCCTCCGAATCCACCGTGTCCTCCGTGACCTCCGGCATCGCCGTGTCCTCCCAGACCACCGTGGCTACCATGGCCTCCCAGATCACCGTGTCCTCCGAAGCTGGCGTGTCCTCCGAAGCTAGCATGTCCACCCAGGTCACCGTGACTTCCGTGTCCTTCAAAGCCACCATGTCCTCCTAGACCCCCATGACTTCCGTGACCTCCATGTCCTGCCAGATCACCGTGCCCTTCAAAGCCACCATGTCCGCCGAGTCCTTCGTGTCCTGCCAGCTCTTGATGTCCTCCAAAGCCGTGCTGTCCTTCAAACCCGTGCGAATCACCAAATCCGTGATGCTCTCCTCCTTGACCGCCGAAGCCGCCATGTTTGCCATCCGATCCTCCATGTTCTCCTCCATGGTGGAACTGTTCGCCAAACTTGTGCTCGTCCCCAAGCTGACCGTAGTGTCCGAAGGCTTCCAGTGGCTTCCAGCTGTGGTAGTCCTCCTGGTTCGACTCGTAATGACCCAGTCCCTGTGTTGTGGCATGTCCGTGTTCGTTCTTGCCACCCGACTCACCGCCTCCGAGCCCCGCGTGTCCGTCGGATCTTGCAGAGAACTGAGGATGCATCGGGAAGAACTGGCCCCAAACGCTGCGCTTCTCCACTACTTTACTCGCACCGGAGTCAGTAGCAGTGGAAGCACCGGCCACTACCGCCACCACGAAGGGAACAATGTAGAAGAGCTGCAAAGGATAACAAGAGCACACTTCTAAGTATCTGCGTATTGCTGAACAACTGACTGCCCGAATGCTGGTTACCTTCATCTTTCCAAGCTGTATACCTATTCACTGGAAAGCACAAACTAAACTGATGCCTTCTGTACCGTCGGCGGCGCATTTTATAATACAACCACTGCACTCAACAGCACTGCTTCCCACTCCCAGCTGCAGTGTAAGCCGCGAATCGCGATGCCTCATTTGTCATTTGGAATGGTAAAGTAAACCGGGAAGTGAGGTTAATTCGAATCACATTCGCATTCGCCAAAGCCCCAGCCGAAAATTCGTCCAGCTGCGTTAGTTTCGGGTGTGTTAGTCGGGGTTTTTCCATCCGCAGCTTTTCACTCccgttttttcgtttgttttgtggtgCATTTGTCTTCGCGGCGCAGTCGTAAGCTGCAGCAGCCAGGGATCGCAAAATAGAAATTGGCCAAAAGGTCTGGGTTTGTGAGCCACCGGTAAAACCAAATGAAATTTAGTcaatttcatacgtaaatgtAACAGGCGGTTGGAAAGGGGTGGAAGCCGAACGGGACACAAAACCCCATTAGTGGAAATTAGACCAGGGTGAAAGGGAAATCGACCGTCGCGCATTAGGAGAAATGCGAGTTCTTCCAACGGATCGCGTTCGGTCGGGGCGTTTGTTTGAACAGATCGTTTTGAGCTGGATCGGCTTACTAACACACATTGCGTAAGGCTGTGCATTGTGCTCTGGATGgtggcgatggtgatgatgatgatgatgatgatgatcgtgatgCGGTACATGTCAATGCTTTCTTTCGGGTGTGAGGTTTTGCGTAACAcccaaggtatatggatatagaaggtagagttgtttagagcaaattgacatttctcgacctgacataacagttccgaggtgatcgaggggaagggtattgagaagagtgatggcagcgtcggaggaggcgccggtggtggtatcgcttgcgattttttgacgaaaaatgcaaccaaatatcgtcaatcttctgtggaacaacatttgatatgcgaagatgacccataaattagcgatattgctcaagggattgagaatcgaggctgtttgttcatgtttgttgcccataccatatgtttttgaaaacaaactctgacataactcgactaaaatgtcgccctgtcaaatcgataaaaatccaccttctaaatacatacaccttgcgtAACACCAAACAAGGGTATGTCAAATGAAGTTAGGTGCCATGAATATTATTTGATGCTTATGATCTAACGTCATCTTCCGTGACAAACATGATTTAATTTTCTAGGGTGACTGTGAAGTTGGTACGGGGTGCCAAAGCTAAACAGGTGACGTAAATTGCAGACAAAAGTACCAACGAAATCTATTATATCGTATGGATGCCAATAACTTAAGTCTCTACCCGTTGGGGCGATGCTCTGGACATCCAGATTGAGGTTTCTCCTGAATAATGCTTATCTTGTCCAGGACACCTATCTCATATTGGCTCTCGGCACGCTGGACATTATCAAGTCGTTAGTTTTCTTCGCCAGTTCTCACTGCCTTGCGATCAGAAACTATCCTCTAGTTGATCTTAACGATTTACTCCAGAAGAGAGCAAGAGTTCCAATGTTTGACTCGACTATTACTAATGGTCCCAAAATATCTATGACTCCATCAGTCGCGGATAGAGCTGTTatataaatgaaaaattgtcTAAGTTTGCACTATTTATAATAATCAACAGTCAAGAAATCAAGAGACAATACCCCATAAACCCGGAAGTGACTGTCCTAATTTAGAGGAATCCGAGAACTTCATCTTCATATATCAGCGACTCATATCCATCAATACATAATATCTTATTTAACATCCAACGTCCATTCGTCCCTTCCCAAACATCATCTCGCACCAGGAAAACACCTTTAATGTCTGTCTAGATTACAGGCGCCACTGACCATCGTGCCGCCAGAAAGGAAGAACTCATAACGCATAAGGAACTTATGCGAATGGTTGAGAATGCTTCTACCTAACCAACGCCGGCCGCTGTTTGCCAATGTCTTTAAGGTTGCACTGGTTGGCAAATATTGACCGATGCCCGCTGCGCTGCTGTGCCTATTTAGCCTGCCGTGTCCTGGTTCCCCGGACGAACCATCGACCAAACCCTCGACCAAACCCCTATCAGCCCTGTTCGCATACATCAATAATGTACCGAAATGCTCCGGAATTGGCTTTTCCTCGACGCCATTGATTGACTTCCGGCGGTGGCGGTAATCTTTCGTCATCGCATCGCCGGAATTAGCGTCTGCAAATCGATCGGGATAAATAGCGCCAATATTGGTCGAGCTTGCGAACCTGCCGAACGCAGCACGCGACGGGTGAGAGGTTTgatgctgctccagtttcccaTGCCGGGGCAGTTCGGGGTTTTGGAGACGTGTTAATTAATTTCTAATTTCCATAAGCGAATTATCCTTTTAACATAATTACCGGGACATTATAGGCACGGGGCAAACGCAACACGCTCCAACACGCCATCGTCGAATCGAGTGCGTGCCATTGAAAGCTGGAATCCGATCCTCCGATGTCCTGTGTCTGGCTGACCTTACCCGGTGGGGTTTCGGACAGGAGGTGAGGCTGTGTGGGTAAACATGATGCGCACGGTCGATGCTACATAATCAGGCTATTGGCAGGCCCGGGCTTTGAATTGGATTTGATCGGCAGGATTCATTCATCAAACATTCAAACGAACGTTCGCTGCAGTGCAGTTCGCTTTTGAATGCGTTCCTGATGCATTTTCGCGTGAAGTGAGCGTTGAATTGATGAgcctgtgtgtttgcgtgtttgtCTCACAATTTAACTGATTCAAGGAATTGGACGTGCCAATTGGATAAGACTTCCTGGAAATGGAGCTGTTTGCTCCAGATTAAAggaaaattatgtttattCCACTGTTGACTCTTAT from Anopheles stephensi strain Indian chromosome 2, UCI_ANSTEP_V1.0, whole genome shotgun sequence includes the following:
- the LOC118507933 gene encoding glycine-rich cell wall structural protein 1.8-like, with amino-acid sequence MKLFYIVPFVVAVVAGASTATDSGASKVVEKRSVWGQFFPMHPQFSARSDGHAGLGGGESGGKNEHGHATTQGLGHYESNQEDYHSWKPLEAFGHYGQLGDEHKFGEQFHHGGEHGGSDGKHGGFGGQGGEHHGFGDSHGFEGQHGFGGHQELAGHEGLGGHGGFEGHGDLAGHGGHGSHGGLGGHGGFEGHGSHGDLGGHASFGGHASFGGHGDLGGHGSHGGLGGHGDAGGHGGHGGFGGHGDLGGHAALGAHESFGDHESFGGHGDAGTHQAFTHGDNHGFGGHEGYSYGGDHHGFGGHDDHHGHHHGGDKEQPIKELHLDATYEHEDDHKEHKEHKEPKIKYITVTERVPVPYKVTVEKKVLVPIKVPYTVHSEKVVPIVVEKKFPVVVEKHEIIHVDKPYEVKVPHKVEVHKKEIVKVEKPVPVKIEKPVPYKVEKPYIVHKHVPVKVWVNVKKEHHD